The nucleotide sequence CGGCGATTTTAATTCCTTCTTTTATATTGTTGGTCTTGCCTGCAATATAGAATAAAGCGCCGGCATTAAGAAGAACAATATCTCGATGTGGCCCCTTTTTTCCTTCCAATACGCCCATCATAATGTGTACATTTTTGTCCACATCTCCTCCTTGCAACTCTTTTAGGGTTGTTTTTGGGATGCCAAAATCTTCGGGTTGGATATGATATGTGTTGACTTTGCCTTCTTTAACTTCACAGATAAGAGTTTTGTCTGTAGTGGATATTTCGTCAAAACCTTTTCCGTGCACAACGAGTGATGCTTTTGTTCCCAAATCCTTTAAAACATTAGCTATCATTTCAGTCAAATCTGCTGAAGGAACACCAAGTAGTTGTACATTAGCGCCGGCTGGATTGGTAAGAGGACCTAAAATATTAAATATTGTGCGTATACCGAGCTCTTTTCTTGTGGGCATAGCGTATTTCATGGCAGGATGATATATTTGCGCAAAAAGAAATCCAATTCCTATTTTTTCAATACATTC is from bacterium and encodes:
- the trpD gene encoding anthranilate phosphoribosyltransferase gives rise to the protein MIKEAISKLVDKKNLTKDEAKEAMSEIMKGETTPSQISAFITALRMKTEVVDEITGCAEAMRNASLKLNINANTIVDTCGTGGDKTNTFNISTAVAFVAAGGELTVAKHGNRSASSQCGSADVLERLGVNINTKPEKAKECIEKIGIGFLFAQIYHPAMKYAMPTRKELGIRTIFNILGPLTNPAGANVQLLGVPSADLTEMIANVLKDLGTKASLVVHGKGFDEISTTDKTLICEVKEGKVNTYHIQPEDFGIPKTTLKELQGGDVDKNVHIMMGVLEGKKGPHRDIVLLNAGALFYIAGKTNNIKEGIKIAEESIDSGNALNKLKDLIRMTN